A genomic segment from Cervus elaphus chromosome 14, mCerEla1.1, whole genome shotgun sequence encodes:
- the NENF gene encoding neudesin isoform X1 has translation MAGPAPGRRLVALALIVALAAGLPAAEAGQAPRPAERGPPVRLFTEEELARYGGEEEDQPIYMAVKGVVFDVTSGKEFYGRGAPYNALTGKDSTRGVAKMSLDPADLTYDTDMGRRRQGGGMRGRGQVQFIHSQPWVSRAFLPKTGLTAEELESLDDVFTRVYKAKYPIVGYTARRILNEDGSPNLDFKPEDQPHFDIKDEF, from the exons ATGGCGGGCCCCGCGCCGGGGCGGCGGCTGGTCGCGCTCGCCCTGATCGTGGCGCTGGCTGCGGGACTCCCCGCAGCCGAGGCCGGGCAGGCGCCGCGTCCCGCCGAACGGGGTCCCCCGGTGCGGCTCTTCACGGAGGAGGAGCTGGCCCGCTACGGCGGGGAGGAG GAAGATCAGCCCATCTACATGGCAGTCAAGGGGGTGGTGTTCGATGTCACTTCTGGAAAGG AGTTTTATGGACGAGGAGCCCCCTACAACGCCTTGACCGGGAAGGACTCCACCAGAGGGGTGGCCAAGATGTCCCTGGACCCTGCAGACCTCACCTATGACACC GATATGGGGAGAAGAAGGCAGGGAGGAGGTATGAGAGGCCGGGGCCAAGTCCAGTTCATTCATTCCCAACCCTGGGTTTCTCGGGCTTTTCTCCCCAAGACGGGCCTCACGGCTGAGGAGCTGGAATCCCTGGACGACGTCTTCACCAGAGTGTACAAAGCCAAGTACCCGATTGTCGGCTACACGGCCCGAAGAATCCTCAATGAGGATGGCAGCCCCAACCTGGACTTCAAGCCTGAAGACCAGCCCCACTTTGACATAAAGGACGAGTTCTGA
- the NENF gene encoding neudesin isoform X2 has protein sequence MAGPAPGRRLVALALIVALAAGLPAAEAGQAPRPAERGPPVRLFTEEELARYGGEEEDQPIYMAVKGVVFDVTSGKEFYGRGAPYNALTGKDSTRGVAKMSLDPADLTYDTTGLTAEELESLDDVFTRVYKAKYPIVGYTARRILNEDGSPNLDFKPEDQPHFDIKDEF, from the exons ATGGCGGGCCCCGCGCCGGGGCGGCGGCTGGTCGCGCTCGCCCTGATCGTGGCGCTGGCTGCGGGACTCCCCGCAGCCGAGGCCGGGCAGGCGCCGCGTCCCGCCGAACGGGGTCCCCCGGTGCGGCTCTTCACGGAGGAGGAGCTGGCCCGCTACGGCGGGGAGGAG GAAGATCAGCCCATCTACATGGCAGTCAAGGGGGTGGTGTTCGATGTCACTTCTGGAAAGG AGTTTTATGGACGAGGAGCCCCCTACAACGCCTTGACCGGGAAGGACTCCACCAGAGGGGTGGCCAAGATGTCCCTGGACCCTGCAGACCTCACCTATGACACC ACGGGCCTCACGGCTGAGGAGCTGGAATCCCTGGACGACGTCTTCACCAGAGTGTACAAAGCCAAGTACCCGATTGTCGGCTACACGGCCCGAAGAATCCTCAATGAGGATGGCAGCCCCAACCTGGACTTCAAGCCTGAAGACCAGCCCCACTTTGACATAAAGGACGAGTTCTGA